From one Lycium ferocissimum isolate CSIRO_LF1 chromosome 5, AGI_CSIRO_Lferr_CH_V1, whole genome shotgun sequence genomic stretch:
- the LOC132056673 gene encoding probable pectinesterase/pectinesterase inhibitor 59, with protein sequence MSTYNLNSLLLLLCSLSLFLHQSLSDIDDQETSHDINWWCSKTPHPEPCNHFMSKDSQSSEPKDKSEFRTMTVQVAMDHVIEVKNHAKNVSQTCRGKRKKLVWMDCEKLMDDTILQLNRSLDGIKSNSTDFSDFDAQTWLSASLTNIETCLSGSNDLNVSNILQPNLSTNVSQLISNCLAVNVEFMDAENTTQVGGFPNWLGASERKLLLSSSIDLMATTANYVVAKDRSGHFQSIQAAINYAVSRRVGNQRIVIYIRRGVYRENILVGPTMGKIMLVGDGLRYTIITGSRSVAAGFTTYSTATVGVDGIGFIARGITFRNTAGPQNGQAVALRSASDLSVFYTCGFEGYQDTLFVQSQRQFYKSCYIYGTIDFIFGNAAVVFQNCMIYVRRPLWGQVNVITAQGRNDPFQNTAISIHNSRIMAAPDLRPVIGSFQTFLGRPWQQYSRTVIMKSYLDNLVNRAGWLTWLDSNFALSTLYYAEYGNIGPAASTRYRVKWPGYHVITSGNVANKYTVASLIAGRAWLPSTGVPFTAGL encoded by the exons ATGTCAACTTATAACTTGAATTCCTTACTCCTACTTCTCTGCTCTCTTTCTCTATTCCTACACCAATCCTTGTCCGATATAGACGATCAAGAAACAAGTCATGACATTAACTGGTGGTGCAGCAAAACTCCTCATCCTGAGCCATGTAATCACTTCATGTCCAAAGATTCCCAGAGTTCCGAACCCAAAGACAAATCCGAGTTTAGAACCATGACGGTCCAAGTAGCTATGGATCATGTCATTGAGGTGAAGAACCATGCAAAGAACGTAAGCCAAACTTGCAGGGGAAAACGCAAGAAGTTAGTATGGATGGATTGTGAAAAGCTCATGGATGACACTATCCTCCAATTGAACCGTAGTCTCGATGGCATCAAATCAAATTCAAcagatttttctgattttgaTGCACAAACTTGGCTAAGCGCCTCGTTGACAAACATTGAGACGTGCTTATCAGGATCGAACGATCTCAATGTTTCCAACATCCTCCAGCCGAACTTATCCACTAACGTTTCTCAACTGATTAGTAATTGTTTAGCTGTGAACGTTGAGTTCATGGACGCGGAAAATACAACACAAGTTGGTGGATTTCCCAATTGGCTTGGTGCTAGCGAAAGAAAGTTGTTGCTATCCTCATCGATAGATTTGATGGCTACGACTGCAAATTATGTGGTGGCTAAAGATAGATCGGGTCATTTTCAGTCCATTCAGGCTGCGATAAATTATGCAGTGTCGAGGAGAGTTGGAAATCAGAGGATTGTTATATATATCAGAAGGGGTGTTTATAGGGAGAATATATTGGTAGGTCCTACAATGGGGAAGATCATGTTAGTTGGTGATGGATTGAGATACACTATTATCACAGGCAGCCGTAGTGTTGCTGCTGGTTTCACAACTTACAGTACTGCAACTGTTG GGGTGGATGGGATTGGATTCATTGCTCGAGGCATCACATTCCGAAACACAGCAGGGCCACAAAACGGGCAAGCAGTAGCTCTACGATCAGCATCAGATCTTTCAGTATTCTACACATGTGGTTTCGAAGGCTACCAAGATACCCTCTTTGTCCAATCACAACGACAGTTCTACAAATCATGTTATATCTACGGTACCATAGACTTTATCTTTGGCAACGCCGCAGTTGTTTTCCAAAATTGCATGATTTACGTCCGAAGACCCTTATGGGGTCAAGTCAACGTGATCACAGCTCAAGGGAGAAACGATCCTTTTCAGAACACTGCAATTTCAATACACAACTCTAGGATTATGGCAGCTCCCGATCTTCGCCCAGTAATTGGGTCGTTCCAGACGTTTTTGGGACGTCCGTGGCAGCAATATTCAAGAACAGTTATCATGAAGAGTTATTTAGACAATTTGGTGAATCGAGCAGGTTGGTTAACTTGGTTAGATTCTAATTTTGCATTGAGTACATTGTACTATGCGGAATATGGTAATATTGGACCAGCAGCTTCGACAAGGTATAGGGTGAAGTGGCCTGGTTATCATGTTATAACGAGTGGAAATGTTGCTAACAAGTATACTGTTGCAAGCCTTATAGCTGGTAGGGCATGGCTGCCTTCTACTGGTGTGCCATTCACTGCGGGTCTGTGA